A portion of the Clostridium gelidum genome contains these proteins:
- a CDS encoding ABC transporter ATP-binding protein, producing the protein MSEPIVSIVNVEKFYGDNKVVKNLNMNIEEGEFLTMLGPSGCGKTTTLRMIAGFEDATSGIIKVENERVEDKEPYERNVNTVFQNYALFPHMTVFDNIAYGLNIKKVPKAEVKERVNEILELVQLTGFEKRKPDQMSGGQKQRVAIARALVNRPKVLLLDEPLGALDLKLRKQMQVELKRLQRKLKTTFVYVTHDQEEALTMSDRIAIMNGGYLEQIGTPDEIYEHPKTKFVASFIGESNILEGVVTKIENGKLIIAAECGNIQTEDNGFSVNETLYVSIRPENMKYSKTPVDGFSLPGVVKDHIYVGALIKTMVVLSNGDEIKVNRFPNSEKLKENEVVYLYWDENGGVPIKRNDDKLVDLLDKTQKEGIK; encoded by the coding sequence ATGAGTGAACCAATTGTATCTATTGTAAATGTCGAAAAATTTTATGGTGATAATAAAGTTGTTAAAAACTTAAACATGAATATTGAAGAAGGGGAATTCCTAACAATGCTTGGGCCATCAGGCTGTGGAAAGACTACAACATTAAGGATGATAGCGGGTTTTGAAGATGCTACTTCAGGAATAATTAAAGTTGAAAATGAAAGAGTTGAAGATAAAGAACCATATGAACGTAATGTAAATACAGTGTTTCAAAATTATGCTTTATTCCCTCACATGACAGTATTTGACAATATTGCATATGGCTTAAATATAAAAAAAGTACCAAAAGCAGAAGTCAAGGAAAGAGTAAATGAAATACTTGAATTAGTGCAATTGACAGGATTTGAAAAAAGAAAGCCTGATCAAATGTCTGGTGGACAAAAGCAACGTGTTGCCATTGCTAGAGCATTGGTAAATAGACCTAAAGTATTACTATTAGATGAACCACTCGGAGCATTAGACTTAAAACTTAGAAAACAAATGCAAGTAGAACTTAAAAGATTACAAAGAAAGTTGAAAACAACCTTTGTTTATGTAACTCATGATCAAGAAGAAGCATTAACTATGAGCGATAGAATCGCAATTATGAATGGTGGTTATTTAGAACAAATTGGAACACCTGATGAAATATATGAGCATCCAAAGACTAAATTTGTAGCAAGTTTTATAGGAGAATCTAACATTTTAGAAGGCGTTGTTACTAAAATAGAAAATGGAAAGCTAATAATTGCTGCTGAGTGTGGAAACATACAAACTGAGGATAATGGATTTTCAGTTAATGAAACTTTATATGTATCAATAAGACCGGAAAATATGAAATATTCAAAGACACCAGTAGATGGATTTTCACTTCCAGGAGTTGTAAAAGATCATATTTATGTTGGTGCATTAATAAAAACTATGGTTGTCCTTTCTAACGGAGATGAGATAAAAGTAAATAGATTCCCAAATTCGGAAAAACTAAAAGAAAATGAAGTTGTTTATTTATATTGGGATGAAAATGGAGGAGTTCCTATAAAGCGTAATGATGATAAATTAGTAGATTTATTAGATAAGACGCAAAAGGAGGGAATTAAATGA
- a CDS encoding P-II family nitrogen regulator — translation MKKVEIITRPDKLEGLKELLTAHNCHGMTVSTVMGCGTQRGYVAEMNLPELNINLLPKIFVMTVIEDSELDKVLTDIYEALGTGTVGDGKVFVYDVVEVMRIRTGERGEKAL, via the coding sequence ATGAAAAAAGTAGAAATAATTACAAGACCAGATAAACTAGAAGGATTAAAAGAACTTTTAACTGCTCATAATTGTCATGGAATGACTGTATCTACAGTTATGGGATGCGGCACACAAAGAGGATATGTTGCTGAAATGAATTTGCCAGAATTAAACATAAATTTATTACCTAAGATATTTGTTATGACAGTAATTGAAGACAGTGAATTAGATAAAGTACTAACTGATATTTATGAAGCACTGGGAACTGGTACTGTTGGTGATGGTAAAGTTTTTGTTTACGATGTTGTAGAAGTAATGAGAATACGTACAGGAGAAAGAGGAGAAAAAGCATTATAA
- a CDS encoding PucR family transcriptional regulator, with protein sequence MSIIVKDIQKLESLKEMELVAGKIGLERNVEWIYVAECFEDPLEGIKWLQGGEIVFITGVGMKGDMSVLTKLIKGISEKNGSGLIVNIGPYIDDIPQEAINLANEIEFPLFTLPWKVKLVEISQEISNAIVLSRIEENSLNHFLSNILFGDGELEGETIEKAAYFGYNLDGECCICVIDIDGFEKFLKTKKLEDEISISKLKITFRKIVQDILEKYALKVPIIDKDDAVIFFSKCEENYMNRLDKALKEIKEVIKKRIDGISVSVGIGNSYKDLKMMKQSLNEAELAINSAKCQGLDDTITKYKDIGIYGLLFSIKNKKVLENYYLDVLGPITESDNTTKDISSIQLLETYLNENCNITVTAEKLFLHRNTLKYRIKKIEDLLNCDLHNFDHCINVKIALYINKILK encoded by the coding sequence ATGTCAATTATAGTAAAAGATATTCAAAAATTAGAATCTCTTAAAGAAATGGAATTAGTAGCAGGAAAGATAGGATTGGAAAGAAATGTAGAATGGATATATGTAGCAGAATGTTTTGAAGATCCGTTAGAAGGAATTAAGTGGTTACAAGGTGGAGAAATAGTATTTATTACTGGTGTTGGTATGAAAGGTGATATGAGTGTATTAACAAAGCTTATTAAAGGAATTAGTGAAAAGAATGGTTCGGGCTTAATAGTAAATATAGGGCCATACATTGACGATATCCCACAAGAAGCAATTAATCTTGCAAATGAAATTGAATTTCCTTTATTTACACTACCTTGGAAAGTAAAATTAGTCGAGATTTCTCAAGAAATAAGCAATGCAATTGTATTGTCACGTATTGAAGAAAATTCACTAAATCACTTTTTGAGTAATATTCTTTTTGGAGATGGTGAATTAGAAGGTGAAACAATAGAGAAAGCTGCTTATTTTGGATATAATTTAGATGGTGAATGTTGCATATGTGTTATAGATATTGATGGATTTGAAAAATTTTTAAAAACAAAGAAATTGGAAGATGAAATAAGTATATCTAAACTTAAGATTACATTTAGAAAAATAGTTCAAGACATATTAGAAAAATATGCATTAAAAGTTCCAATTATTGATAAGGATGATGCAGTAATATTTTTTAGCAAATGTGAAGAAAATTACATGAATAGATTGGACAAGGCTTTAAAAGAAATAAAAGAGGTAATAAAAAAACGTATAGATGGAATTTCGGTAAGTGTAGGAATAGGTAATTCTTATAAGGATTTAAAAATGATGAAGCAATCATTAAATGAGGCAGAACTAGCTATTAATAGTGCAAAGTGCCAAGGATTAGATGATACAATTACTAAATATAAAGATATAGGAATTTATGGACTTCTTTTTAGTATTAAAAATAAGAAAGTATTAGAAAATTATTATTTAGATGTTTTAGGTCCAATTACAGAAAGTGATAATACAACCAAGGATATTAGTTCAATTCAACTATTAGAAACTTATTTAAATGAAAATTGTAATATTACAGTTACAGCAGAAAAACTATTTTTACATAGAAATACTTTAAAATATCGTATAAAGAAAATAGAAGACCTATTAAATTGCGATTTACATAACTTTGATCATTGTATAAATGTGAAAATTGCATTATACATTAATAAGATTTTAAAGTAA
- a CDS encoding TIGR04076 family protein, translating to MSEFKECKVKLVVKSSKCELYKAGDKIYLDGAVLNKEKSANVCLTAINAFYPFIYAARKRVTAEQMGFDELTFQCPDCPETVEFTIIQYEEEQ from the coding sequence ATGAGCGAATTTAAAGAGTGTAAGGTAAAATTAGTTGTAAAAAGTTCAAAGTGTGAGTTGTACAAGGCAGGAGATAAAATTTATTTAGATGGAGCCGTGTTAAATAAAGAAAAATCAGCTAATGTTTGCTTAACAGCAATAAATGCTTTTTATCCTTTTATATATGCAGCACGAAAGAGAGTAACAGCAGAGCAAATGGGATTTGATGAATTGACATTTCAATGCCCTGACTGTCCTGAAACTGTAGAATTTACAATAATACAATATGAAGAAGAACAATAA
- a CDS encoding iron-containing alcohol dehydrogenase, whose protein sequence is MKFNYNLPINLLFGRGRINEVGSEVAKYGKKALIVTGRGSTKKSGLLDKAVNLLKEANIECEIFDKVEQNPLITTVYDGVDVIKETGCDVVLGIGGGSIMDAAKSIAFSAKNPGDISEYIFGIKQGSEALPIILVPTTCGTGSEGNCFSVLTNPETKDKKSLRTNSIIAKASIIDPELMITMPKHILASVGFDALAHNMEAYVSKIGQPLTDMKALYGIKLLAQNLTKVYNDTTDLDAWENVTLASTLGGMVIGVAGVTAPHGMEHPASGLCDIVHGKGLAALTPIIVEASWDSDIEKYSDISKLLGGADARDCADVIREFLQKINLKVTLGELGIGEKDVQWMAENCMKVSKPSIVNHPREFTLEEIKDIYYKSL, encoded by the coding sequence ATGAAATTTAATTATAATTTGCCAATAAATCTTTTATTCGGAAGAGGGAGAATAAATGAAGTAGGTAGTGAAGTCGCTAAGTATGGAAAGAAAGCTCTTATAGTAACAGGTAGAGGTAGTACAAAGAAAAGTGGTTTACTTGATAAAGCAGTGAATTTATTAAAGGAAGCAAATATTGAATGTGAAATTTTTGATAAGGTAGAACAAAATCCACTTATTACAACAGTATATGATGGTGTAGATGTTATAAAAGAAACAGGCTGCGATGTTGTTTTAGGAATTGGTGGTGGTAGTATAATGGATGCAGCTAAAAGCATTGCATTTTCTGCTAAAAATCCTGGGGATATATCAGAATATATATTTGGAATAAAGCAAGGAAGTGAAGCATTACCTATAATTTTGGTACCAACAACATGTGGAACTGGAAGTGAAGGAAACTGTTTTTCTGTTCTTACTAATCCAGAAACTAAGGATAAGAAATCTCTTAGAACAAATTCAATTATTGCAAAAGCATCAATTATTGATCCAGAGCTTATGATTACAATGCCTAAGCACATACTTGCATCTGTTGGCTTTGATGCATTAGCACATAATATGGAAGCGTATGTATCAAAAATAGGACAACCATTAACAGATATGAAAGCTCTTTATGGAATAAAATTATTAGCACAAAATTTAACTAAAGTATACAATGATACAACTGATTTGGACGCATGGGAAAATGTAACTTTAGCTAGTACTTTAGGTGGTATGGTAATTGGAGTAGCAGGGGTAACAGCACCTCATGGTATGGAACATCCAGCAAGTGGGCTTTGTGATATTGTTCATGGTAAAGGTCTTGCAGCACTTACACCAATAATTGTTGAGGCGTCATGGGATAGTGATATAGAAAAATATAGTGATATATCAAAGTTATTAGGAGGCGCTGATGCAAGAGATTGTGCAGATGTTATAAGAGAATTTCTTCAAAAGATTAATTTGAAAGTGACTTTAGGTGAACTTGGAATTGGAGAAAAGGATGTGCAGTGGATGGCAGAAAATTGTATGAAAGTCTCAAAACCAAGTATCGTAAATCACCCTAGAGAATTTACTTTGGAGGAAATTAAGGATATTTATTATAAATCATTATAG
- a CDS encoding methyl-accepting chemotaxis protein, with translation MKFLIKFNRDKIYIKKLINFFKFNNNITKSDKNSLKYSKLFFNFNKDSISFKVLLRVLPVVIITLLTLTICTYYLGQRVLYSNSKDLISQISNITAQDINDIMTNQIKSVESLANNPFISNPNTSLEDKLKILVNEKKFQKYSDMGIATSDGKLTLTNGAVIDIKDSDYFKKASSGSSYVSEPFLNSLNNSSVIAISAPIRDINNHIDVLVAFKFGDELSNISKKISFLNSGKAFVVNSNGKLLGYSNNSYVQKGKNITDLLKNTDGSNVDDLVNLISLGKSGSKDVVCDDTQQILSYSIVPTTGWCIISTVDKKDLLNTFSSLKIINIILGIISLMLISLTLIFVISKISKDILYVANIMKDFAKGNFSTKIDAKYLNKKSETGIMCNSLGEIQYSLNKSIYTLKSHSSDLNNESSELSSISEELSSLIQTIAKAISEISQGAENQTINLANSTLNLNEFGKRISTITEQVNNVTISSSTIGDKAKKGNIELEALISSIESLNNNFENFTISLNIVTNDIKDINEMTALINNISQQTNLLSLNAAIEAARAGEAGRGFSVVANEIRNLAEMSKDSAQKIYTIVAKVIQNTNEIVINTNNIHTDIKTQTLVVNDTITVFKDISDSVEKMIPTMYSIAKDFVALDSEKDSLVNNISNISSVSEEISATTQEIYASSEELSSASSVVANSAKKVSTLSTELNESFDQFKF, from the coding sequence ATGAAATTTTTAATTAAATTCAATCGAGACAAAATATATATAAAAAAGCTCATAAACTTTTTCAAATTTAATAATAATATTACTAAAAGTGATAAAAATTCACTTAAATACAGTAAACTTTTCTTTAACTTTAATAAAGATTCAATTAGCTTTAAAGTTCTCTTAAGAGTTTTGCCAGTTGTAATAATAACATTATTGACGCTGACAATTTGCACATACTATTTAGGACAAAGAGTCCTTTATTCTAATAGCAAAGATTTAATTAGTCAAATAAGTAATATTACTGCACAAGATATAAATGATATTATGACTAATCAAATAAAATCTGTTGAAAGTCTAGCAAATAATCCGTTTATATCCAATCCAAATACATCCCTAGAAGATAAACTAAAAATCCTAGTAAACGAAAAGAAATTTCAAAAATATTCCGATATGGGAATTGCAACTTCTGATGGAAAATTGACACTAACAAATGGTGCAGTTATAGATATAAAAGATTCTGATTATTTTAAAAAAGCATCTTCTGGATCTTCTTATGTTTCGGAACCTTTCCTTAATAGTCTTAATAATAGTTCTGTAATTGCCATATCTGCACCTATTAGAGATATTAATAATCATATTGATGTTCTTGTTGCCTTTAAATTTGGTGATGAATTATCTAATATTAGCAAGAAAATATCCTTTTTGAATTCGGGTAAAGCATTTGTAGTTAATTCAAATGGTAAACTCTTAGGGTATTCTAATAATTCTTATGTTCAAAAGGGGAAAAACATTACTGATTTATTAAAAAATACTGATGGATCAAATGTTGATGATTTAGTTAATTTAATTTCTTTAGGTAAAAGCGGTTCTAAAGATGTTGTTTGTGATGATACGCAGCAGATTTTGTCCTATTCTATAGTTCCAACTACTGGATGGTGCATTATATCTACAGTAGATAAAAAAGATTTGTTAAACACCTTTAGTAGTTTAAAAATAATAAATATTATTTTAGGGATTATAAGTTTAATGCTAATATCTTTAACCTTAATATTTGTAATATCCAAAATTTCTAAAGATATTTTATATGTCGCAAATATAATGAAAGATTTTGCTAAAGGCAATTTTTCTACAAAAATAGATGCTAAATATTTAAATAAAAAATCTGAGACTGGTATAATGTGTAACTCCTTAGGAGAGATTCAATATTCTCTTAACAAAAGTATTTATACACTTAAATCACATTCATCAGATCTTAATAATGAATCTAGTGAGCTTTCATCAATATCAGAAGAACTATCCTCTTTAATTCAAACTATAGCTAAAGCAATTAGTGAAATTTCTCAAGGTGCTGAAAATCAAACTATTAATTTAGCAAATAGTACTCTTAATTTAAATGAATTCGGAAAAAGAATTTCAACAATTACAGAACAAGTTAATAATGTTACTATAAGCTCCTCCACTATTGGAGATAAAGCTAAAAAGGGCAATATAGAACTTGAAGCCTTAATAAGTTCTATAGAATCACTTAACAATAATTTTGAAAATTTCACTATATCTTTAAACATAGTAACAAACGATATTAAAGACATTAATGAAATGACAGCTTTAATTAATAATATTTCACAACAAACTAATCTCTTATCTTTAAATGCTGCAATTGAAGCTGCTCGAGCTGGAGAGGCCGGAAGAGGATTTTCTGTTGTTGCTAATGAGATAAGAAATCTTGCAGAAATGAGTAAAGATTCTGCTCAAAAAATATATACCATTGTAGCAAAGGTTATACAAAATACAAATGAAATAGTAATTAATACAAACAATATTCATACTGATATTAAAACTCAAACTCTTGTTGTCAATGATACAATAACTGTTTTTAAAGATATTTCTGATTCAGTTGAAAAAATGATACCTACAATGTACTCAATTGCTAAAGATTTCGTTGCTCTAGATAGTGAAAAAGATTCTTTAGTAAATAATATATCCAATATTTCTTCCGTATCTGAAGAAATTTCAGCAACTACTCAGGAAATTTATGCCTCATCTGAAGAATTAAGTTCTGCAAGTTCTGTAGTTGCGAATTCAGCTAAAAAAGTTAGTACTTTATCAACTGAATTAAATGAAAGCTTTGACCAATTTAAATTTTAA
- a CDS encoding aspartate ammonia-lyase, giving the protein MKMRMEFDSIGSMEIPMDSYYGIQSLRASMNFQITNKTIHSDLIVSLAEVKKAAAITNRNANLLETTIANAIINACDEIICGKLHTEFIVDPIQGGAGTSANMNANEVIANRAIELLGGTKGDYDIIHPNDHVNMAQSTNDVFPTAGKLTVLKMIPKAISELQRLYNALELKSLEFNNVIKMGRTQMQDAVPIRLGQSFHAFASMIKRDINRLKEAEKEMLTVNIGGTAIGTSINVSAEYLYNITANLNKVSGFNIVQSKDLIDATQNLDGFVSVSGILKTSAVNLSKMANDLRLLSSGPKTGFSEINLPPMQNGSSIMPGKVNPVILEVVSQVAFNIIGNDFTITMAAEAGQLELNAFEPVLFYNLFESIETLKNATMTLVDNCISGITANEDRCKELLDSSIGIVTALCPYIGYKKAADISKKSLKCGIPIKELVLKEGILAAEELEKILDPLSMTQLNYLSILESKPKVNKAI; this is encoded by the coding sequence ATGAAAATGCGAATGGAATTTGATTCAATAGGAAGTATGGAAATACCAATGGACTCTTATTATGGAATTCAATCTTTGAGAGCAAGTATGAATTTTCAAATCACAAACAAGACAATTCACAGTGATCTTATAGTAAGTCTTGCAGAAGTAAAGAAAGCTGCTGCTATTACAAATAGAAATGCAAATCTTTTAGAGACTACTATTGCTAATGCAATAATAAATGCATGTGATGAAATAATTTGTGGTAAGTTACACACAGAATTTATAGTTGATCCAATTCAAGGTGGCGCAGGTACTTCTGCAAATATGAATGCTAATGAAGTTATTGCAAATCGTGCTATTGAATTGCTTGGTGGTACAAAAGGTGATTATGACATCATACATCCAAATGATCATGTAAATATGGCTCAATCAACTAATGATGTTTTTCCAACTGCCGGAAAACTTACAGTTTTAAAAATGATACCAAAAGCCATTTCAGAACTTCAACGTTTATATAATGCACTTGAACTAAAGTCTTTAGAATTTAACAATGTTATTAAAATGGGGCGTACTCAAATGCAAGATGCAGTTCCAATTAGACTTGGTCAATCATTTCATGCTTTTGCTTCAATGATAAAACGTGATATTAACCGCTTAAAAGAAGCTGAAAAAGAAATGCTAACTGTAAATATTGGAGGTACAGCTATTGGAACATCAATAAATGTAAGCGCTGAATATTTATATAACATTACAGCTAATTTAAATAAAGTAAGTGGATTTAATATAGTACAATCAAAAGATTTAATTGATGCAACTCAAAATCTAGATGGATTTGTAAGTGTTTCGGGAATTTTAAAAACATCTGCAGTTAATCTTTCTAAAATGGCAAATGATTTAAGATTATTATCAAGTGGACCTAAAACAGGGTTTTCTGAAATCAATCTACCACCAATGCAAAATGGGTCATCAATTATGCCTGGTAAAGTAAATCCTGTTATTTTAGAGGTGGTTTCTCAAGTTGCTTTTAACATCATTGGTAATGATTTTACAATAACTATGGCAGCAGAAGCTGGGCAATTAGAACTAAATGCTTTTGAACCTGTTCTGTTTTATAACTTATTTGAATCTATAGAAACTCTTAAAAATGCTACTATGACTTTAGTAGATAACTGTATTTCGGGGATTACTGCCAATGAAGACAGATGTAAAGAGCTTTTAGACAGTAGCATAGGAATTGTAACAGCTCTGTGTCCTTATATTGGATATAAAAAGGCTGCTGATATTTCTAAAAAATCATTAAAATGTGGAATTCCTATTAAAGAACTTGTGTTAAAAGAAGGAATATTAGCAGCTGAAGAATTAGAAAAAATATTAGATCCACTTTCAATGACACAATTAAATTACTTATCAATTTTAGAATCAAAACCTAAAGTTAATAAAGCAATATAA
- a CDS encoding Lrp/AsnC family transcriptional regulator — protein MDKIDFKIIELLQKNARYPLKHLAEEVFLSTPAVSARIEKLENSGVITGYTAQVDPLKLGYNIKAFINLEMTPTQKTEFYPFIAQCANVLECNCITGKYSMLIKVAYHTTLELDAFIGKLQKFGNTETQIVFSTAVEHRGIGVS, from the coding sequence ATGGATAAAATTGATTTTAAAATTATCGAACTTTTACAAAAAAATGCTAGGTATCCCCTTAAGCATTTAGCCGAGGAAGTATTTTTATCAACACCAGCAGTATCAGCACGTATTGAAAAATTAGAGAACTCAGGAGTTATCACAGGATATACAGCGCAAGTAGATCCTTTAAAACTTGGATATAATATTAAAGCATTTATTAATTTAGAAATGACACCAACCCAAAAAACAGAGTTTTATCCTTTTATAGCTCAATGCGCAAATGTCCTTGAATGTAATTGTATAACAGGAAAATATTCTATGTTAATTAAGGTAGCTTATCATACAACTTTAGAGTTAGATGCTTTTATTGGAAAACTCCAAAAGTTTGGAAACACAGAAACTCAAATAGTTTTTTCTACAGCAGTTGAACATAGAGGAATAGGTGTGTCTTAA
- a CDS encoding PHP domain-containing protein, translating into MLKVDFHVHTTSSDGVISPIEVVQRAYKNNVKYLAITDHDTLGGLNEAIEESLKYDITLIPGIELSTQYNNESIHILGFFKDDSYKNVELIDELAKIKDHRIIRAKIIVHKLKETFNIEVNFDKIFKDAKDTIARPHIAREIIKCGYPYTVDEVFDNFIGKSCKAYVPTLKLSTIDGVKLLKKYNAIVFLAHPKFIFNSSINEFLEMNFNGVESIYYQNTDEENHKFIKLANENNLLISCGSDFHGNLKTDTRHGDIGSVELPYEYLSKLLSALDIPITSNFQ; encoded by the coding sequence ATGCTTAAAGTTGATTTTCATGTTCATACAACTTCTTCTGATGGAGTTATATCCCCTATAGAAGTTGTTCAAAGAGCTTATAAAAATAATGTAAAATACTTAGCTATAACTGATCATGATACTCTAGGTGGCTTAAATGAAGCTATTGAAGAAAGTCTTAAATATGATATCACTTTAATTCCCGGTATCGAATTATCAACTCAGTATAATAATGAGAGCATCCACATTTTAGGTTTCTTTAAAGATGATAGCTATAAAAATGTAGAACTTATAGATGAATTAGCAAAGATTAAAGATCATCGAATTATTCGAGCAAAAATAATAGTTCATAAACTTAAAGAGACATTTAATATAGAAGTTAATTTTGATAAAATTTTTAAAGATGCTAAGGATACTATTGCAAGACCTCATATTGCTAGGGAAATAATTAAATGTGGTTATCCTTACACTGTTGACGAAGTTTTTGATAATTTTATTGGTAAGTCATGCAAAGCTTATGTTCCCACTTTAAAATTATCTACTATTGATGGAGTAAAACTTCTAAAAAAATATAATGCTATTGTATTTTTAGCACATCCTAAATTTATTTTTAATTCTAGTATTAATGAGTTCTTAGAAATGAATTTTAATGGCGTGGAGTCTATTTATTATCAAAATACAGATGAAGAAAACCACAAATTTATAAAATTAGCAAATGAAAATAATTTACTAATTTCTTGTGGTTCTGATTTTCATGGCAATTTAAAAACAGATACTCGTCATGGAGATATAGGTTCCGTGGAACTACCATATGAATATTTATCAAAATTACTTTCTGCCTTAGATATACCTATAACGTCTAACTTCCAATAA
- a CDS encoding aminopeptidase, protein MKNEEKDLNKNAWSKYNNKQVKEVFEFCEGYKNFMSTCKTERECVKEAIKLAKTEGYKDIEDFIRDNKKLQPGDKVFANNKGKTVALFIIGKESIEKGLKILGAHIDSPRLDLKQNPLYEDSELVLLDTHYYGGIKKYQWVTLPLALHGVVVKKDKTVIDICIGEDESDPVVGVSDLLVHLAGEQMGKKGDKVIEGEDLNVLVGSIPLKGTKKEAVKANILKILKEKYDFEEEDFLSAEIEIVPAGKARDYGLDRSMVMAYGHDDRVCSYTSLLAMFEIKETDKTCCCLLVDKEEVGSIGATGMQSRFFENIVAEIIDRVEGYSDLKLRRCLTNSKMLSSDVSAAFDPNYPAVMEKKNAAFFGHGMVFNKYTGARGKSGCNDANAEYMAELRGIMEKHDVSIQTAELGKVDVGGGGTIAYILAQYNMEVIDCGVALHNMHAPWEVASKVDIFETMKGYRAFLIEA, encoded by the coding sequence ATGAAAAATGAAGAAAAAGATTTAAATAAGAATGCATGGAGTAAATACAATAATAAACAGGTTAAAGAGGTATTTGAATTTTGTGAAGGTTATAAAAATTTTATGTCAACATGCAAAACTGAAAGAGAATGTGTTAAAGAAGCAATAAAACTTGCAAAAACTGAAGGATATAAGGACATAGAAGATTTTATACGCGATAACAAAAAGTTGCAACCAGGGGATAAAGTTTTTGCAAATAATAAAGGGAAAACAGTTGCTTTATTTATTATAGGAAAAGAGTCAATAGAAAAGGGCTTGAAAATACTCGGAGCTCATATTGATTCACCAAGATTAGATTTAAAACAAAATCCACTTTATGAAGATAGTGAATTAGTGCTACTTGATACACATTATTATGGTGGAATTAAGAAATATCAATGGGTTACATTGCCATTAGCACTACATGGAGTAGTGGTAAAGAAAGATAAAACTGTAATAGATATTTGTATTGGTGAAGATGAAAGTGATCCTGTTGTTGGAGTATCTGATCTTTTAGTTCATTTAGCTGGAGAGCAAATGGGTAAAAAAGGTGACAAGGTAATTGAAGGTGAAGATCTTAATGTATTAGTTGGAAGTATACCATTAAAAGGAACAAAAAAAGAAGCTGTTAAAGCTAATATATTAAAAATACTTAAAGAAAAGTATGATTTTGAAGAAGAAGACTTTTTATCAGCTGAAATAGAAATTGTTCCAGCAGGAAAAGCTAGAGATTATGGATTAGATAGAAGTATGGTAATGGCTTATGGACATGATGATAGAGTGTGCTCATATACTTCGCTACTAGCTATGTTTGAAATAAAAGAAACAGATAAGACTTGTTGTTGCCTTTTAGTTGATAAAGAAGAAGTGGGAAGCATTGGAGCTACAGGAATGCAATCAAGATTCTTTGAAAATATAGTTGCAGAAATTATTGATAGAGTTGAAGGATATTCAGATCTTAAATTAAGAAGATGTCTTACTAATTCAAAGATGTTATCATCAGATGTTAGTGCAGCTTTTGATCCTAATTATCCAGCTGTAATGGAAAAGAAAAATGCAGCATTCTTTGGTCATGGTATGGTATTTAACAAATATACTGGAGCTAGAGGAAAATCAGGCTGTAACGATGCTAATGCTGAATATATGGCAGAGCTTAGAGGTATAATGGAGAAACATGATGTTTCAATTCAAACAGCAGAACTTGGTAAGGTTGATGTTGGTGGCGGTGGAACTATTGCTTACATATTAGCTCAATACAATATGGAAGTAATAGATTGTGGAGTTGCACTTCATAATATGCATGCCCCATGGGAAGTTGCAAGTAAAGTTGATATATTTGAAACAATGAAAGGTTATAGAGCTTTCTTAATAGAAGCATAG